In the Oncorhynchus keta strain PuntledgeMale-10-30-2019 chromosome 32, Oket_V2, whole genome shotgun sequence genome, AAGTTAAATTTATAAATTGAAAAAACTTAATATTATAAATAAAATGTCAATTATCTCCCCAATTGACTTGAATTGAAATATAATTAACCCCAACCCTGATAGGGACACTTAAAAAGAGCCACTATACTATAAACCTGATATGGCCACTTAAAAAGAGCCACTATGCTATAAACCTGATAGGGCCACTTAAAAAGATCCACTATACTATAAACCTGATAGGGCCACTTAAAAAGATCCACTATACTATAAACCTGATAGGGCCACTTAAAAAGAGCCACTATACTATAAACCTGATAGGGCCACTTAAAAAGATCCACTATACTATAAACCTGATAGGGCCACTTAAAAAGAGCCACTATACTATAAGAGTTGTACTCACTGTACAGGATGTACTTCCTCTCCGTGGGCTAGCTGACTGGCCTCCGGGGCTAGGGCACCTGGGACTGGGGCACCTCACAACACCGTCCCTCTTCACAGGCACAAAGAAGAACTGCAGCCGGAAGGCTCTGCTGAGGCTCGGGCAAACGTTCTCTCTCTGGCGTAGATTACTATAGGCCCTCGCCACCTTGCCCGCCACATGGTCGGCCCCGAACACTACCACCCTCAGGGTGGTGGCATTACTATTACCCTCCTCGTCACTGCTCAGGATGGGCCTCCGGCGGAAGCACACATGCTTGAGGGCCTGGGGGGTACAGGGGGTCTGGAACAAAGAGTCTGGGCTGCGTAGGTGCACCTGCTGCGGGAGGGAGTTGGAGCGCTTTGAACGAACAGGGACAAAGTCCGTAGCATCTGGGCTGCCGAGGCTCTTGGCTCTGGTCAGGGACTGTGTCTTTGTCTTGAAGAAACGGGAGAAGTGCTGGCTCCGACGAGCCGAAGCTTTGGTTGACTTGCCGGATGATGGGCTCCTTTCCAAAGGGGAGGGGCTGGAGGTGGCGTCCTCTGGGTCTTCGTAGAAGTCGCTGTCGATGCCGGAAGTGACTGAGAGAATGGAGGGGGTGTAGGATTCGGACAAGTTGGAGTACATGGAGTCTTTAGAggcagtggagagggaggagacggtGGAGAAGGTGGAGGCTCGGTGGTCCACGCTCCAGCCGTTGTCTCCGACATGTCTACGCACaaactccttctctccctcttccttctctccctcttcctcctccaggtCGAACTCTGcatcttcctccccctcctcaccatCACCCTGACCACTGGAGGTCTGGAAGCCGGTTAGGTCATGCTCGTTCTCCAGAATGGTGTTGAGGATGTCTGAAAATCACAAGGACACAGTCTATCAGTTGCATGTACTGTAAAGGACCGTCAACAAATTAATTTGTCACAATCCAAGTTGAAACCATCAAACAGAAAGGAAAGAGGAACCAGACTCAAGGGGGATCCCATGACAAGCCATTTCATGAGAGACTGAAGAACAAAGTCCTTTACCAAAGTTGTCCTTGTCCCAGTGAAACATGTAGCACTTGGCTGTGGGCAGTGGTAGCGTTTGCAGCATTCCTAAAAACAGAGTAAATACAACGAAACAACATTTACACACATTGTATGGACATTTTCTCCCAGTTGCCTCATTATGACAAATCAATACACTGGTTAGGCTCCACCCTCTCACCCTCAGACTTCCTGACATCGGACGCTGGGACGCCCatcctctccctcagcccctccAGGCCCTGCGTCACATGATCACGGCCTTTCGCCGGGTCGTCCATGGCAGCGGCCATCTCCAGGACGTCCGTTACCACGGAGAAGATCTCCACCAGCACTTCTAGACTCTTGACCTGTGGCGAGAAAGTCACGTTGTGTTTCTGTACAGAAGATCGGTACTAACAAACTATCAAACTACTAACCGTTGATTTTGACCATGATGGGTAAAAACTAACAGATTACACATCCATCAAGACTAACAAAATCTTAGCTAAAATCACAATTTCTATCGGTATCTCTATAGCGCTCCAGTGGTATATTGCGTCGTCCAGTACCTGCAGGGCTTTGTGGATGCTGGCCAGGGTGTACTTGGTGCCCAGGGTAGCCTGGTAGGCATGTTTGATCAGGGTGATATACGTCTCTCTCTGGGACCGTTGGATACTACTCAGTTGGTCTGCTACAGACAGGAACTCAGGAGGCACCTCACTAGGGTTCATCAACAGAACCGTCCTATGGGGATGAGATGACATAGGGTTGACATGGTGGAAAACACAGGGGTGATAGGAGGTCTGCgctctaaaaaaaaaaagtgattatTATTTTTCGTTGTTGCATGAATTCTAGAACAGGAAGATAGAAATGCCTTTGTCTCTCGGCACACATGCAAAGTCgtgtatataaacacacacccaGTTACAGGGAAACAGAACAAGGGGAACGCTAACAGAAGAAAACCccacagagtgaaaaggaagtaGTGATATATTGGGCAGGGAAGGGGTGTGGAGAACGAATAACTGAAGTGGAGTTCCAGACGTGCGTGTCGTAAAACGTAGCAGTTAAACTGTTGACAACCTACATTGTTTTTGAGCGATGTTTTGAGGTGGCCAGGCCTTGCTCTTCTCTCACCAGTCTGTGATAGGATATGCCTGTGAAGTGAACACATGCTGAATAAGTTGATTTTTCTTTGCACACTAAAGTATTGTATTGCACACAATTACATCATCATTTGATCTCACAACATCACAAAATAGTGATGCCCATTCACACCACTGCAagctcattcattcattcattcattcattggcCTGTACCTGACGTGACTTTCTCAGATTTCAGTCTTATTTTTTATTCGATCTGTCATTATCCTCTTCCAGGTAGTTGACAGGATGTTATAGTTCTGCTTTTTTTCTTTTGTGAATTGAAGTATCACACAGGCTACCACAGAACCGTCAAGCACTTCTCCATTATCAATGGCACATGTTTGAGCAGACACGTTTACCTAAACCTGATTATTAATTTACCTAATTTGATCAATTTGAGGTGATCAAGTTAATCCGATTATGTtatatctacagtgccttcactTATTCCACATATAGTGGCGTTACAGCCGAATTCAAAATGGAATTGAATTGTAAAATAAAATCTTacccatcaacacacaatacctcataatgataaAGTTAAAAACAGATTATTTTGGCTAATGTATTgaaattgaaatacagaaatatctcatttacataagtattcacacccctgagtcaatacttgtagaagcacctttggcagcagttacagctgtgagtctttctgggtaaatctctaagaactttccacacctggattgtgcaacatttgcccattattctttacaaaattcttcaagctctgtcaaattggttgttgatcattgcttgaaaaccattttcaggtcttgccatatattttcaagtagatttaagtcataactgtaactcggccactcaggaacattcactatcttcttggtaaacaactccagtgtagatttggccttgtgttttaggttattgaaaggtgaattaatctcccagtgactggtggaaagcagacaaccaggttttcctctaggattttgcctgttcttagctccattccgtttcctttttatcctgaaaaactccccagtccttaacgattacaagcatacccgtAACAAgacgcagccaccactatgcttgaaaatatggagactagtactcagtaatgtgcagggttgagtaggttactttctaaatgtactCCGTTACAAGTTACccgtccaaaattgtaatcagtaacgtaactttggTATTACCCAAACTctgtaacgtaatctgattacattccattacttttagattactttccccttaagagacattagaagaagacaaaaatttatgttaccaattgaacaacatctattACAGGATAagtcaatgttaaagtttacatagctaggCTTTCCAAGTggcacagaggtctaaggcactgcatcgcagtgctagctgtgccactagaggtccaggctctgtcacagctggccgtgaccgggagacccatggcacaattggcccagagtcgactgggttaggggagggcttggccggccAGAATGTTCTTGTACCATCGCACTccactcctgtggtgggccaggcgcAATGCACGCTGTCGTGGAAGGAtaagaatttgttggtaacatttgtaagatgtttaatattcatcaaatgtgtgtaagttacttctcatcagaatggtatttttgtataatactgtggcgaggttggcagttatctgttctatgtcaggactaagttgcatgggccacagagaggggagaggtcaaagtgtcatcatgtgtaaacatatcttttactccctacctttcccagtggggaaaggagggttgcagtgtctggaatcattctatgctccctctaatgttgcttttatcttaaccta is a window encoding:
- the LOC118371628 gene encoding phosphoinositide 3-kinase regulatory subunit 5-like isoform X2 encodes the protein MLLNDNSRPGEDMQHTSCTEDRIQHALDRCLDGLRPSPTAPQPWNVLMCTAGQSLNRWSLEELVKRDPENFLILLQQILRKTREVQDQCQYELVAPLAIMFSSTLLQTPFCPPATELLEEACEVFGCFLTWPEPYCSVCKGLLSTLHQELKAPGISYHRLVREEQGLATSKHRSKTMTVLLMNPSEVPPEFLSVADQLSSIQRSQRETYITLIKHAYQATLGTKYTLASIHKALQVKSLEVLVEIFSVVTDVLEMAAAMDDPAKGRDHVTQGLEGLRERMGVPASDVRKSEGMLQTLPLPTAKCYMFHWDKDNFDILNTILENEHDLTGFQTSSGQGDGEEGEEDAEFDLEEEEGEKEEGEKEFVRRHVGDNGWSVDHRASTFSTVSSLSTASKDSMYSNLSESYTPSILSVTSGIDSDFYEDPEDATSSPSPLERSPSSGKSTKASARRSQHFSRFFKTKTQSLTRAKSLGSPDATDFVPVRSKRSNSLPQQVHLRSPDSLFQTPCTPQALKHVCFRRRPILSSDEEGNSNATTLRVVVFGADHVAGKVARAYSNLRQRENVCPSLSRAFRLQFFFVPVKRDGVVRCPSPRCPSPGGQSASPRRGSTSCTELNILGTEDSTNDIAHFIGMLDPWYERNTLSLLSLPANVVCQQTSKMESELYDSSYEDRLPILADLVLYYCRHATRPALMQLYQAEMTLAGGERRTEVFLHSLELGHTAGTRAIKAMGAASKRFGIDGDREAVPLMLEVVYNRVVISGRSQWTKKDKVCTSINLTKACKNPEELDSKMECLQLTMTEVLKRQNSNKSKKGYNQQLSVTEVKVDKVQVSGTGNTTFAVCLDQDEKKIFQGVTRCEVSVCYKPDSSTDWRLDQGLSAQIQPLHPTFCSLLCLPIATFSGAQP
- the LOC118371628 gene encoding phosphoinositide 3-kinase regulatory subunit 5-like isoform X1 — encoded protein: MSLGWSESGPGEDMQHTSCTEDRIQHALDRCLDGLRPSPTAPQPWNVLMCTAGQSLNRWSLEELVKRDPENFLILLQQILRKTREVQDQCQYELVAPLAIMFSSTLLQTPFCPPATELLEEACEVFGCFLTWPEPYCSVCKGLLSTLHQELKAPGISYHRLVREEQGLATSKHRSKTMTVLLMNPSEVPPEFLSVADQLSSIQRSQRETYITLIKHAYQATLGTKYTLASIHKALQVKSLEVLVEIFSVVTDVLEMAAAMDDPAKGRDHVTQGLEGLRERMGVPASDVRKSEGMLQTLPLPTAKCYMFHWDKDNFDILNTILENEHDLTGFQTSSGQGDGEEGEEDAEFDLEEEEGEKEEGEKEFVRRHVGDNGWSVDHRASTFSTVSSLSTASKDSMYSNLSESYTPSILSVTSGIDSDFYEDPEDATSSPSPLERSPSSGKSTKASARRSQHFSRFFKTKTQSLTRAKSLGSPDATDFVPVRSKRSNSLPQQVHLRSPDSLFQTPCTPQALKHVCFRRRPILSSDEEGNSNATTLRVVVFGADHVAGKVARAYSNLRQRENVCPSLSRAFRLQFFFVPVKRDGVVRCPSPRCPSPGGQSASPRRGSTSCTELNILGTEDSTNDIAHFIGMLDPWYERNTLSLLSLPANVVCQQTSKMESELYDSSYEDRLPILADLVLYYCRHATRPALMQLYQAEMTLAGGERRTEVFLHSLELGHTAGTRAIKAMGAASKRFGIDGDREAVPLMLEVVYNRVVISGRSQWTKKDKVCTSINLTKACKNPEELDSKMECLQLTMTEVLKRQNSNKSKKGYNQQLSVTEVKVDKVQVSGTGNTTFAVCLDQDEKKIFQGVTRCEVSVCYKPDSSTDWRLDQGLSAQIQPLHPTFCSLLCLPIATFSGAQP